The window TTCCGGTTTCGTCTCTCATTCCATCCAAAATTTTTGAATTTGATCTCTCGAAATTCCGACCAGATTCGTTCACTCATTTTAAGAAAAAATTCCTTCGGGTCAAACTTCTCATTCATAAAAATATCCCTTTACGGACGAAGACTGCCGTCTAAAAAGGCAATTGATGGAAATCATCCCAAAAGTCTTATTTTTTTCCCCCATTTACAAAGAAAAAATCTGGGGTGGTAGAAAACTGGAATCCCTATTGGGGCGAAAGATCCCAGAAGGTATCATTGGAGAATCTTGGGAAGTTTCCGTTTACGACACCGATATCTCACCCGTCCAAAACCCTGAATTTGATAACCTCCCACTCACAGAACTCATCCAAAAAGCACCTAACGAAGTACTCGGAAAACCATTTGCCAATTCTAGTTTACCCCTACTTGTCAAAGTCATTGATGCCAAAGAAAAACTTTCGGTCCAAGTGCACCCAGATGATGCCTATGCATTGAAGTATGATCCCAAATCAAAAGGCAAAAAGGAATGTTGGTACGTTTTGTCCGCAGATCCAGGGGCAGAGTTAGTCGTTGGTTTTGGTGTCGAAACCAATCGCGAAGGATACGAATCACTCGTAAAACAAAATTTAGGTGAATCGATTCTAAGGAAATGGAAAGTAAAATCGGGAGATGTATTCCTTCTGAATCCTGGCACCATCCATGCCATTGGTGGTGGTGTGGTCTTACTCGAGGTGCAACAATCATCTGATTCCACTTACCGAGTTT of the Leptospira biflexa serovar Patoc strain 'Patoc 1 (Paris)' genome contains:
- a CDS encoding type I phosphomannose isomerase catalytic subunit, which translates into the protein MEIIPKVLFFSPIYKEKIWGGRKLESLLGRKIPEGIIGESWEVSVYDTDISPVQNPEFDNLPLTELIQKAPNEVLGKPFANSSLPLLVKVIDAKEKLSVQVHPDDAYALKYDPKSKGKKECWYVLSADPGAELVVGFGVETNREGYESLVKQNLGESILRKWKVKSGDVFLLNPGTIHAIGGGVVLLEVQQSSDSTYRVYDYGRIGDDGKPRELHLEKALSVLNFQKSNGEEKLSKQVLCYHPFPRYLYTSNDKFRLESWEFDQAQNFTFTPLAEPSCFGIFFTVSGSVYFPELQRTVGPNETFFMTATGFQETISAYAAPGTKLAFMSAGTDMVKYQ